From a single Polynucleobacter asymbioticus QLW-P1DMWA-1 genomic region:
- the clpA gene encoding ATP-dependent Clp protease ATP-binding subunit ClpA has translation MIAQELEVSLHMAFVDARASRHEFITVEHLLAALLDNATAVEVLKACAVNIAELRTQLKNFINDNTPVVPGSDEVDTQPTLGFQRVIQRAIMHVQSTSNGKKEVTGANVLVAIFGEKDSHAVYFLQQQGVTRLDVVNFISHGVRKDQSEHVKPVESSQETEESATSGKESPLDQYTQNLNALARQGKIDPLIGRESEVERVIQVLCRRRKNNPLLVGEAGVGKTAIAEGLAWRIVKGDVPDILADATVYSLDMGALLAGTKYRGDFEQRLKSVLKSLKDHAHGVLFIDEIHTLIGAGAASGGTLDASNLLKPALSNGQLKCIGATTFTEYRGIFEKDAALSRRFQKVDVVEPTVDQTVQILRGLKSRFEEHHGVKYAAAALVAAAELSSRYINDRHLPDKAIDVIDEAGAAQRILPKSKQKKTIGRPEIEEIVAKIARIPPQSVTVDDRSKLQTLDRDIKSVVFGQDPAIEALASAIKMTRAGLGKIDRPIGSFLFSGPTGVGKTEVAKQLAYILGIELLRFDMSEYMERHAVSRLIGAPPGYVGFDQGGLLTEAVNKKPHCVLLLDEIEKAHPDIFNILLQVMDHGTLTDNNGRKTDFRNVIIIMTTNAGAEAMQKSTIGFTNARESGDEMADIKKFFTPEFRNRLDAIVSFKALDETIIMRVVDKFLMQLEEQLHEKKVDATFSAALRAHLAKHGFDPLMGARPMQRIIQDTVRKALADELLFGKLAQGGHVAVDIDAEGKVQLDFDAPALPGKTSKADATPVEEI, from the coding sequence ATGATCGCCCAAGAATTAGAAGTGAGTTTGCACATGGCGTTTGTTGATGCGAGAGCATCACGACATGAGTTCATTACTGTTGAGCATTTACTAGCAGCACTGCTTGACAATGCAACGGCCGTTGAGGTTCTCAAGGCTTGTGCAGTCAATATTGCTGAGCTTCGTACCCAATTAAAAAACTTTATCAATGACAATACTCCAGTGGTTCCTGGTAGTGATGAAGTCGATACGCAGCCAACCTTGGGATTTCAGAGGGTGATTCAACGCGCTATCATGCACGTGCAATCAACCTCGAATGGAAAAAAAGAAGTAACCGGTGCAAATGTATTGGTAGCGATCTTTGGAGAAAAAGATTCTCACGCGGTGTATTTCTTGCAACAGCAAGGCGTGACCCGTTTGGATGTAGTGAACTTTATTAGTCATGGCGTTCGCAAAGATCAGTCTGAGCATGTCAAACCAGTTGAGTCATCTCAAGAGACTGAAGAATCTGCGACCTCCGGAAAAGAAAGTCCCTTAGACCAATACACGCAAAACCTTAATGCCTTAGCTCGCCAAGGAAAAATTGATCCACTCATTGGGCGCGAGAGTGAAGTAGAGCGCGTAATTCAAGTGCTTTGCCGTCGTCGCAAAAACAATCCGCTGTTGGTTGGTGAGGCTGGCGTTGGAAAGACTGCTATTGCTGAAGGCTTAGCATGGAGAATCGTCAAAGGTGATGTGCCTGACATCTTGGCTGATGCCACCGTCTACTCTTTGGATATGGGCGCTTTATTGGCCGGTACTAAATATCGCGGTGATTTTGAGCAGCGTTTGAAAAGTGTTCTTAAATCCCTTAAAGATCATGCCCACGGTGTTTTGTTTATTGATGAGATCCACACCTTAATTGGTGCTGGCGCTGCCTCTGGCGGCACTCTGGATGCGAGCAATCTATTGAAGCCTGCGTTGTCTAATGGCCAACTCAAATGTATTGGTGCCACTACCTTTACTGAATACCGCGGTATCTTCGAAAAAGATGCTGCGTTATCTCGTCGCTTCCAAAAGGTAGATGTGGTTGAGCCAACGGTAGATCAAACAGTACAAATTTTGCGCGGTCTTAAATCTCGCTTTGAAGAGCATCACGGCGTGAAATATGCTGCTGCTGCATTGGTGGCCGCCGCTGAACTTTCTTCACGCTATATTAATGATCGCCATTTGCCTGATAAGGCAATCGATGTCATTGATGAGGCTGGTGCTGCACAGCGTATCTTGCCAAAGTCAAAGCAGAAGAAAACAATTGGTCGTCCAGAAATTGAAGAGATTGTCGCCAAGATTGCTCGCATACCGCCACAATCTGTCACCGTGGATGATCGCAGTAAGTTGCAAACCCTGGATCGCGATATTAAGAGCGTGGTGTTTGGTCAAGATCCTGCCATTGAAGCTTTGGCTAGCGCCATTAAGATGACGCGCGCAGGCCTTGGAAAAATTGATCGCCCAATTGGATCTTTCCTTTTCTCTGGACCTACTGGCGTAGGTAAGACTGAGGTGGCTAAGCAGCTCGCTTATATCTTAGGCATTGAACTCTTGCGCTTTGATATGTCTGAGTACATGGAGCGTCATGCTGTGAGTCGTCTGATCGGTGCGCCTCCAGGTTATGTTGGTTTTGATCAGGGTGGCTTATTAACTGAGGCAGTAAATAAAAAGCCGCATTGCGTGTTGTTGTTGGATGAGATTGAAAAAGCCCATCCAGATATCTTCAACATTCTGTTGCAGGTCATGGATCACGGAACTCTTACAGACAATAACGGACGCAAGACAGATTTCCGGAATGTCATCATCATCATGACTACCAATGCGGGTGCTGAGGCGATGCAGAAGTCGACAATTGGCTTTACCAATGCTCGAGAGTCTGGTGATGAAATGGCTGATATTAAGAAGTTCTTCACTCCAGAATTCCGCAACCGTCTAGACGCCATTGTTTCATTCAAGGCCTTGGATGAAACCATCATCATGCGTGTTGTTGATAAGTTCTTAATGCAACTTGAAGAGCAATTGCATGAGAAGAAAGTGGACGCTACCTTTAGCGCTGCTTTGCGCGCTCACCTTGCTAAGCATGGTTTTGATCCATTAATGGGTGCTCGCCCAATGCAACGTATTATTCAAGATACAGTGCGTAAAGCGCTTGCTGATGAGCTGCTTTTTGGTAAATTGGCACAAGGCGGTCATGTCGCTGTTGATATTGATGCGGAGGGTAAAGTGCAGTTAGATTTTGATGCCCCAGCATTGCCAGGCAAGACGTCAAAAGCAGATGCCACACCAGTAGAAGAAATTTAA
- the clpS gene encoding ATP-dependent Clp protease adapter ClpS has translation MFLMSRKPKNPTTGIPANPYAEDTILLEKQVEQIKAPSMYKVLLLNDDYTPMEFVVMVIQEYFNKDHETATRIMLQVHLVGKGICGVFTRDVAATKVHQVIELSREAGHPLQCTMEEA, from the coding sequence ATGTTTCTCATGAGCCGTAAACCTAAAAATCCCACTACTGGCATCCCTGCCAATCCTTATGCTGAGGACACCATTCTTCTCGAAAAACAAGTCGAGCAGATTAAGGCCCCTTCTATGTATAAGGTTTTGCTTTTGAATGACGATTACACGCCAATGGAATTTGTTGTGATGGTCATTCAGGAGTATTTTAATAAAGATCATGAAACAGCTACACGCATCATGTTGCAAGTTCATTTAGTTGGCAAAGGTATTTGCGGGGTATTTACCCGTGATGTCGCTGCCACGAAAGTGCATCAAGTTATAGAACTCTCCCGCGAAGCGGGCCACCCACTACAGTGCACTATGGAGGAAGCATGA
- a CDS encoding cold-shock protein → MATGIVKWFNDAKGFGFIKPDDGEEELFAHFSAITMPGFKTLKENQKVTFDITQGPKGKQATNIQAA, encoded by the coding sequence ATGGCGACCGGAATTGTTAAGTGGTTCAATGATGCAAAAGGTTTTGGCTTTATCAAACCTGATGATGGTGAAGAAGAGTTGTTCGCGCATTTCAGCGCAATTACTATGCCTGGGTTCAAAACCCTCAAGGAAAACCAAAAGGTAACGTTTGATATTACCCAAGGCCCTAAAGGCAAGCAAGCTACCAATATCCAAGCGGCTTAA
- a CDS encoding DUF192 domain-containing protein: MQISKTLLRTLLALLFFITSSLVFAQVNVGLPTIELKTGIYRIQAELADTPKAREVGLMNRTNMPANSGMLFVFEQKAGHCFWMNNTKIPLSIAFIADDGRIVNIDEMQAETTNNHCPTAAVRYALEMNKQWFSERVIVPGSVISGLPKR, from the coding sequence ATGCAAATATCTAAAACGCTTTTACGCACTCTCCTAGCCCTCCTATTTTTCATTACCTCGAGTTTGGTTTTTGCTCAGGTTAATGTGGGTTTGCCCACCATTGAATTAAAAACAGGGATCTATCGAATTCAGGCGGAGCTAGCTGATACGCCCAAAGCAAGAGAGGTGGGCCTCATGAATCGAACCAACATGCCAGCGAACTCAGGCATGTTGTTTGTATTCGAGCAAAAGGCTGGACATTGCTTTTGGATGAATAACACCAAAATTCCTCTTTCAATTGCATTCATTGCGGATGACGGAAGAATTGTGAACATTGATGAGATGCAGGCTGAAACTACCAATAACCACTGCCCTACAGCTGCAGTACGCTATGCCCTAGAGATGAATAAGCAATGGTTCTCAGAACGTGTGATCGTGCCTGGATCGGTGATTAGCGGTTTACCCAAGAGATAG
- the ppnP gene encoding pyrimidine/purine nucleoside phosphorylase produces the protein MQFDHVSVGKKANVFFDGKCVSHTVTLPNGVRKSVGVVLPSTLRFDLSTKEIMEVVDGTAFVSINGAPEQEFRAGQNWEVEKGGYFIIRAEQPVHYVCHFE, from the coding sequence ATGCAATTTGATCACGTTTCAGTAGGTAAAAAAGCCAATGTATTTTTTGATGGCAAGTGCGTTTCACATACAGTGACATTGCCTAATGGCGTACGTAAGTCGGTTGGCGTTGTGTTGCCAAGTACCTTACGTTTTGACCTAAGTACTAAAGAAATCATGGAAGTTGTCGATGGCACTGCTTTTGTCAGTATCAATGGCGCTCCAGAGCAAGAGTTCAGGGCTGGCCAAAACTGGGAAGTAGAAAAGGGTGGTTACTTCATTATTCGTGCTGAGCAACCAGTGCATTATGTTTGCCACTTTGAATAA
- a CDS encoding argininosuccinate synthase: MSDIKKAVLAYSGGLDTSVILKWLQDTYGCEIVTFTADLGQGEELEPARAKALQFGIKPENIFIDDLREEFVRDFVFPMFRANTIYEGEYLLGTSIARPLIAKRQIEIARLTGADAVSHGATGKGNDQVRFELGYYALEPGIKVIAPWREWDLLSREKLMAYAEKHGIPVEMKHKQGGSPYSMDANLLHISYEGRHLENPNAEAEESMWRWTVSPEKAPDAPEIIEIEFRAGDPVAIDGKAYKPHELLAELNRIGGKHGIGRLDLVENRFVGMKSRGCYETPGGTILLKAHRGIESITLDREVAHLKDDLMPRYASLIYNGLWWAPERLALQTLIDHTQQAVNGVVRLKLYKGSVSVISRDSANTLFDQNIATFDDDGGAYNQADAGGFIKLNALRMRIAETAKRKRAQK; encoded by the coding sequence ATGTCTGATATTAAAAAAGCAGTCTTAGCGTATTCCGGTGGCTTAGATACAAGCGTGATCTTGAAGTGGCTTCAAGACACCTATGGTTGTGAGATTGTGACCTTTACCGCTGACTTGGGTCAGGGTGAAGAGTTGGAGCCGGCGCGCGCTAAGGCTCTGCAATTTGGCATCAAGCCAGAAAACATTTTTATTGATGATTTGCGAGAAGAATTTGTTCGTGATTTTGTATTCCCGATGTTTCGCGCAAACACCATCTATGAAGGTGAATACCTGTTGGGCACCTCTATTGCACGCCCATTAATTGCTAAGCGTCAAATTGAGATCGCCCGCTTAACCGGTGCTGATGCTGTTTCTCATGGCGCAACAGGCAAGGGAAATGATCAGGTTCGCTTTGAGTTGGGCTACTACGCATTAGAGCCAGGAATTAAAGTGATTGCCCCTTGGCGCGAATGGGATCTACTCTCGCGTGAGAAGTTAATGGCCTATGCAGAAAAGCACGGCATTCCAGTCGAGATGAAACATAAGCAAGGTGGCTCGCCTTATTCAATGGATGCTAACCTTTTGCATATCAGTTATGAAGGCCGTCATTTAGAAAACCCCAATGCTGAAGCAGAAGAGTCAATGTGGCGTTGGACGGTGTCTCCTGAGAAGGCACCTGACGCCCCAGAAATTATTGAAATTGAGTTCCGCGCAGGCGATCCTGTGGCGATTGATGGCAAAGCCTACAAACCCCATGAGTTATTAGCTGAGTTAAATCGCATTGGTGGCAAGCATGGCATTGGACGCCTTGATTTGGTAGAAAACCGTTTTGTGGGCATGAAGAGCCGTGGTTGCTACGAAACCCCTGGCGGCACGATTCTCTTGAAGGCGCACCGTGGCATCGAAAGTATTACCTTAGACCGCGAAGTCGCCCATTTAAAAGATGACTTAATGCCGCGCTACGCTAGCTTGATCTATAACGGCCTGTGGTGGGCGCCAGAGCGTCTTGCGTTGCAAACCCTCATTGACCATACCCAGCAAGCAGTCAATGGCGTTGTGCGTTTGAAACTTTACAAAGGTTCTGTCTCCGTCATTTCACGTGATTCAGCCAATACTTTGTTTGATCAAAATATTGCGACCTTTGATGATGATGGCGGTGCTTATAACCAAGCCGATGCAGGTGGCTTCATTAAGCTCAATGCTTTGCGTATGCGGATTGCTGAAACAGCAAAGCGTAAGCGCGCTCAGAAATAA
- the argF gene encoding ornithine carbamoyltransferase, whose amino-acid sequence MTSLAKPQVPGQVKHYLQFSDLNREEYDYLLKRSAWLKAKFKSYETWHPLHDRTLAMIFEKHSTRTRLSFEAGIHQLGGHAVYLNTRDTQLGRGEPVEDAAQVISRMTDIIMIRTFGQEIIERFAANSRVPVINGLTNEFHPCQVLADIFTFVEARGPIQGKTVAWVGDANNMAYTWLQAAECLDFQLRFSAPEGYQLDTSRLTAKSAKYLAICSDPKEACKGADLVTTDVWTSMGYEDENTLRMNAFQDWMVDEELMSLAKPDALFMHCLPAHRGEEVSAGVIDGPQSIVWEEAENRLHVQKALMEYLLCGRLD is encoded by the coding sequence ATGACATCTCTGGCAAAGCCTCAAGTGCCTGGTCAGGTGAAGCACTATCTGCAGTTTTCTGACCTCAATCGCGAGGAATACGACTACCTTCTAAAAAGATCAGCTTGGCTGAAGGCCAAATTCAAAAGTTACGAGACTTGGCATCCATTGCATGACCGTACCTTGGCGATGATTTTTGAAAAGCACTCTACCCGAACTCGCCTAAGCTTTGAAGCGGGCATCCATCAGCTTGGCGGCCATGCGGTATACCTCAACACCCGTGACACTCAGTTAGGCCGTGGTGAGCCTGTAGAGGACGCTGCACAAGTGATTTCTCGGATGACTGACATCATCATGATTCGTACCTTCGGCCAAGAGATCATAGAGCGCTTTGCTGCCAACTCTCGAGTTCCCGTGATTAATGGTTTAACGAATGAATTTCACCCTTGCCAAGTATTGGCTGATATTTTTACTTTTGTAGAGGCTCGGGGGCCTATTCAAGGAAAAACAGTAGCCTGGGTGGGCGATGCCAACAACATGGCTTATACATGGCTTCAGGCTGCTGAGTGCTTGGATTTCCAATTGCGCTTCTCTGCACCTGAAGGTTATCAGTTGGACACCTCGCGGTTAACAGCTAAATCCGCAAAATATCTCGCAATATGCTCAGATCCAAAAGAGGCCTGCAAAGGTGCTGACTTAGTTACAACCGATGTGTGGACCAGCATGGGATATGAGGATGAAAATACTTTACGTATGAATGCGTTCCAAGATTGGATGGTTGATGAGGAGTTGATGTCTTTGGCTAAGCCTGATGCGCTCTTTATGCATTGCTTGCCAGCGCATCGCGGCGAAGAGGTTTCCGCAGGCGTTATTGATGGTCCACAAAGCATTGTTTGGGAAGAGGCGGAAAATCGTCTGCATGTACAAAAAGCCCTGATGGAATATTTACTTTGTGGCCGTTTGGATTAA
- a CDS encoding DUF3579 domain-containing protein, with amino-acid sequence MNYKKLFIQGITTSGKPFRPSDWAERLCGVMATFRPPGDSGDPRFTYSPYVRPVLIAKVKCVVIDTRLGDLDPRALDFVVNFAKDNSLPIEEACEFEPKL; translated from the coding sequence TTGAACTACAAAAAGCTTTTTATTCAAGGCATTACAACTTCTGGCAAACCATTTCGGCCCAGTGATTGGGCGGAGCGTCTTTGCGGGGTAATGGCTACTTTTCGCCCTCCCGGTGATTCAGGAGACCCTCGCTTCACTTATTCGCCCTATGTCAGACCAGTGCTCATTGCAAAAGTGAAATGCGTTGTGATCGATACCAGGTTAGGTGATCTTGACCCTAGAGCGCTCGACTTTGTCGTGAACTTTGCCAAAGACAACAGTCTACCGATCGAAGAGGCATGCGAGTTTGAACCCAAACTCTGA
- the rpsT gene encoding 30S ribosomal protein S20 has translation MANTAQARKRARQAVKQNEHNSSLRSKLRTSIKAVRKAIETGDKAAAAKVFAATQATIDKIADKKIAHKNTASRQKSRLSAAIKAMAA, from the coding sequence ATGGCTAATACAGCACAAGCACGCAAGCGCGCACGCCAGGCAGTAAAACAGAATGAGCACAACTCCAGTTTGCGTTCAAAGCTCCGCACTTCCATTAAGGCAGTTCGTAAAGCAATCGAAACTGGTGATAAAGCAGCTGCAGCGAAAGTATTCGCGGCAACTCAAGCAACAATTGACAAGATCGCTGACAAAAAGATCGCTCACAAAAATACTGCGTCACGTCAAAAGTCACGTTTGTCTGCAGCTATTAAGGCGATGGCAGCGTAA